The following are from one region of the Methanospirillum hungatei genome:
- a CDS encoding ORC1-type DNA replication protein translates to MTLKNMLMWDETLFRDPDIFEIDYIPDQFNYRENQLRELAFLLKPGLKGSRPLNAIIKGTPGTGKTTSVKKIFAEIGEIKSKMLTVHINCQIENSRFMILSQIYRQIAGHNPSAAGNSYKRVFESIAETLLEEDRVLLIALDDANYLLFENELNNVLYLLLRAHETYPGTRIGVMVIISDMDVDLSRELDIRVTSVFSPTEVYFPPYSVQETFQILKERVQQGLYPGVLSDSLLDLVVDHTLRSGDMRVGIDMIKRATLNAEKEAKREISHEHIQEAYKISRFLHLKYSIQALRREEKDVLRILVELSRNDEQLTSGKVYTVIKKKLKLGYTAYYEALRKLDSLRLLNLQFRDGRGRTRLINLRYDPDKILQYL, encoded by the coding sequence ATGACCCTGAAAAATATGCTGATGTGGGATGAGACTCTTTTTCGGGATCCTGATATTTTTGAAATTGACTACATTCCGGATCAGTTCAATTACCGTGAAAACCAGTTACGGGAACTTGCTTTTCTTCTAAAACCCGGCCTTAAAGGTTCACGTCCATTGAATGCAATAATTAAGGGAACTCCGGGTACTGGAAAAACAACATCGGTAAAAAAGATCTTTGCAGAAATTGGTGAGATTAAGTCAAAAATGCTCACAGTTCATATCAACTGCCAGATAGAGAATTCCAGGTTCATGATATTATCCCAGATATACCGGCAGATAGCTGGCCATAACCCTTCTGCAGCAGGCAACTCATATAAGCGGGTTTTTGAATCAATCGCAGAGACTCTCCTTGAAGAGGATCGGGTTCTCCTTATCGCTCTTGATGACGCTAATTACCTTCTGTTTGAAAATGAACTCAATAATGTCTTATACCTGCTTTTACGTGCACATGAAACATATCCGGGAACCCGGATAGGAGTCATGGTCATTATATCAGACATGGACGTGGACCTCTCCAGAGAACTGGACATCAGAGTTACCTCAGTGTTTTCTCCAACAGAAGTGTACTTTCCTCCCTATTCTGTTCAGGAGACATTCCAGATATTAAAGGAACGTGTACAACAGGGATTGTATCCAGGAGTTCTATCAGACAGCCTGCTCGATCTTGTCGTTGATCATACTCTCCGGTCAGGGGATATGCGGGTGGGCATAGACATGATCAAACGGGCTACTCTGAATGCTGAAAAAGAAGCAAAAAGAGAGATTAGTCATGAGCATATTCAAGAAGCATATAAAATCTCACGGTTTCTTCACCTCAAATATTCAATCCAGGCACTGCGCCGCGAAGAGAAAGATGTCCTGCGAATCTTAGTTGAATTATCACGTAATGATGAACAGCTTACTTCCGGGAAAGTATATACTGTAATCAAGAAGAAACTCAAACTCGGATACACGGCATATTATGAAGCATTGAGAAAATTAGACAGTCTTCGGCTTTTAAACTTACAGTTTCGTGATGGTCGGGGCAGGACACGACTTATTAATCTTCGGTATGACCCGGATAAAATCCTGCAATATCTATAA
- the mch gene encoding methenyltetrahydromethanopterin cyclohydrolase, which yields MISVNELALEIFDNLANYSEDFNVAYHELDNGAKIVDCGVSVPGGYAAGRAFTEICMGGLGEVNFRMGQIKHVPMPFVEVSTDYPAISCLGAQKAGWTVKAGNYFAMGSGPARALALKPKHTYEVIEYEDESDDAVIALESDHLPNGEVMEKIAKDCGIDVENLCAVVAPTASLVGSIQVCGRCVETAVYKLNELGFDTRKITAAMGTAPIPPVKADATKAMGTTNDATIYHGQINLTMKAPEIVDFLDKIPSNKSKGYGKPFYEIFKEANFDFYQIDTSLFSPAEVTINELTEGKVYHVGEVNPDVTLKSFGFI from the coding sequence ATGATTAGCGTTAATGAACTAGCACTTGAGATATTCGATAATCTTGCTAACTATTCTGAAGATTTTAATGTCGCGTACCATGAACTTGACAATGGTGCGAAAATTGTAGATTGTGGTGTTTCTGTTCCTGGTGGCTATGCAGCAGGTCGTGCATTCACTGAGATCTGTATGGGGGGTCTTGGTGAAGTAAACTTTAGAATGGGTCAGATCAAGCATGTCCCCATGCCGTTTGTTGAGGTTTCAACAGACTATCCGGCAATCTCATGTCTTGGAGCACAAAAAGCAGGTTGGACCGTAAAAGCTGGTAACTACTTTGCAATGGGATCTGGCCCGGCACGTGCCCTTGCTTTAAAACCAAAGCATACCTATGAAGTTATCGAGTATGAAGATGAGAGCGATGATGCAGTAATTGCACTTGAATCAGACCATCTCCCAAATGGCGAAGTGATGGAAAAGATAGCAAAAGACTGTGGCATCGATGTTGAAAATCTCTGTGCAGTTGTTGCACCGACAGCATCACTTGTTGGCTCTATTCAGGTTTGTGGACGGTGTGTTGAGACAGCAGTATACAAACTGAACGAACTGGGATTTGACACCCGGAAGATTACCGCGGCAATGGGTACTGCACCAATTCCACCAGTGAAGGCAGATGCAACCAAAGCCATGGGAACAACCAATGACGCTACTATCTATCATGGTCAGATCAACCTGACTATGAAGGCCCCTGAAATTGTTGACTTCCTTGACAAAATACCAAGCAACAAGTCAAAAGGATATGGTAAGCCCTTTTACGAAATTTTCAAGGAAGCAAACTTTGACTTTTACCAGATCGACACGTCTCTCTTCTCCCCGGCAGAAGTTACCATTAATGAACTGACCGAAGGAAAGGTATACCACGTCGGTGAAGTAAACCCGGATGTAACCTTAAAATCATTCGGCTTTATCTAA
- a CDS encoding DUF1858 domain-containing protein, with amino-acid sequence MALSKDSTILEVLQEKPDAAAIFARFGMGCVGCAISRGETVAEAAAAHGIPLEELLGALEISA; translated from the coding sequence ATGGCATTGTCCAAAGATTCTACAATTCTCGAAGTACTGCAGGAAAAACCTGATGCAGCAGCAATATTTGCCCGTTTTGGAATGGGCTGTGTCGGGTGTGCTATCAGCAGAGGAGAGACTGTCGCAGAGGCAGCAGCAGCTCACGGGATTCCACTCGAAGAGCTGTTAGGTGCTCTTGAAATCTCCGCATAA
- a CDS encoding sugar phosphate isomerase/epimerase family protein produces the protein MLWISTTCMRETPLDIALESLGSLTRGVEIVDEGLHRIPAVSLLESFPYKYMIRLPQREINPASILEPVRQASVAVITERFELASEIGAEVVVDPGFVSSKSDLSHAKRQLARSCVDIIHAADEFGIRFLFRNMGKKEGNMVRYPEDINLITQIPLALDIGHAHVNGCLPKFLHEAASRCYYLYDCREFSEEHMEIGRGTIHFDQVAASMFANGARGIIDAPTFRAAHNSLIALRRFGIG, from the coding sequence ATGCTCTGGATTTCAACCACCTGTATGCGGGAAACCCCGCTCGATATCGCTCTTGAAAGCCTGGGATCCCTGACCAGGGGAGTTGAGATAGTTGACGAAGGACTACACCGGATTCCGGCAGTAAGCCTACTCGAATCATTCCCTTATAAGTATATGATCCGTCTTCCACAACGGGAGATTAACCCGGCCAGTATTCTTGAACCGGTTCGTCAGGCATCGGTAGCCGTCATTACCGAACGGTTTGAACTGGCATCAGAAATCGGCGCAGAAGTGGTGGTAGATCCAGGATTTGTATCATCAAAATCAGATCTTTCTCATGCAAAACGGCAACTGGCACGATCCTGTGTAGATATAATCCATGCTGCGGATGAATTTGGAATCAGGTTTTTATTCAGAAACATGGGTAAAAAAGAGGGAAACATGGTTCGATATCCGGAGGATATCAATCTTATTACCCAGATACCTCTTGCTCTCGATATTGGTCACGCCCATGTGAATGGCTGTCTGCCAAAATTCTTACATGAAGCCGCCAGCAGATGTTATTACTTGTACGACTGCAGAGAGTTTTCAGAAGAACATATGGAGATTGGGAGAGGCACGATCCATTTTGATCAGGTAGCCGCGAGTATGTTTGCCAATGGAGCCCGTGGAATCATCGATGCTCCCACCTTCAGAGCAGCACATAATAGTCTTATCGCCCTTCGAAGATTTGGGATCGGATAA
- a CDS encoding exodeoxyribonuclease III: protein MKEYRLFSWNVNGIRAVSGKEVLPGVLFHDFLKTEKPDILCLQETKVDSHTIPSDLTRIPGYFFYLNPAERKGYSGVAMYSRIEPESVEYGGLGKEFDTEGRLITARFPEFTIMNVYFPNGGASDERLAFKLRFYDSFLEKIIKMSAAGERIIFCGDVNTAHTPIDLARPKENEQVSGFMPIEREWIDRVIQAGFFDSLRLFSEEKDQYSWWDYKTRARTRNVGWRIDYFFINEAMKSFITGAGIRQDIMGSDHCPVTLTAAFPE from the coding sequence ATGAAAGAATACCGGCTATTTTCATGGAATGTAAATGGAATACGGGCAGTTAGTGGAAAAGAAGTACTTCCTGGTGTTCTGTTTCATGATTTTTTGAAAACTGAAAAACCAGACATTCTCTGTCTTCAGGAGACAAAGGTAGATTCACATACCATACCATCTGACCTGACCAGAATACCAGGGTACTTTTTTTACCTGAATCCGGCAGAGCGGAAAGGTTATAGCGGTGTTGCCATGTATTCCCGGATTGAACCTGAATCAGTTGAATATGGAGGTCTTGGCAAAGAATTTGATACTGAAGGGAGACTCATCACGGCACGATTTCCTGAGTTTACCATCATGAATGTCTATTTTCCGAACGGGGGAGCATCTGATGAACGGCTTGCATTTAAACTCAGGTTTTATGATTCATTTCTAGAAAAGATAATAAAAATGAGTGCTGCAGGAGAACGAATCATATTTTGTGGTGATGTCAATACTGCCCATACCCCGATTGATCTTGCAAGACCAAAAGAGAATGAACAGGTGTCAGGATTCATGCCAATAGAACGGGAATGGATTGACAGGGTTATACAAGCTGGTTTTTTTGACAGTTTAAGACTCTTTTCAGAGGAAAAGGACCAATACAGCTGGTGGGATTACAAAACACGGGCACGGACGAGAAATGTTGGCTGGAGAATAGATTACTTCTTTATCAATGAAGCCATGAAATCATTTATCACCGGTGCCGGAATCAGACAGGATATAATGGGTTCTGATCACTGCCCGGTTACCCTGACTGCTGCATTTCCTGAATAA
- a CDS encoding PAS domain-containing protein: protein MRRLVTDAHDQERWIAFILIVTGVTFFISWLAISHDIHTVISHLFYIPVILACWRFPKIGVLFTIGIVAAYLGLEALYQQWIITDPDFLIRALIIILIGCVVTYLSITLHSREDSYRRLLSVIDTGVIVTDREGTILYANPYAIHVLDRKDEPLNGTSIFEYAKKHEELIEYFTRCITHDNVDSSMELLLKRKDGYPVPVLLTGYSKGEDLILTLTDLSEEKWMAHELATGKIVMNTLIDAIPEGVFLSDTRGTVIEVNKACRELTGFREGMEMSVSGNPIFNSDTTEKIKNAILKVVREKNPVILHLDATSDSDSSHYEVSLTPVNDDTNTITRIAGVIHDITARENYLQQIREREEYLRMVLGGLPLATIVVDPALHVLSVNQALAMLFEREVEDLIGTQSHGNLLYPAGERRMLCDLMVGEDVDVLLENSFEGLYSPSPTVPGAYEVIDFYPHIGEGGKWIRSTAARLVNEQGETIGAIETFEDFSTQKAAEDAIRISEERFKIASQIATDLIFEYDQKSDRILWFGDIERWLGLESSGLVSSLTGWATLIHEDDVNRIKRSFINHVLTGDPITEELRIKHRNGLYQTWIIKAVALYNANFQQIKTVGIVSDISEMRANEEAKKKALVAIEKYIEQFAILGDHIRNPLQVIAGYNDLQSGAYAEKIADQINHVNKIVDQLDRGWIESESIRDFLRRHYGLLENE, encoded by the coding sequence ATGCGGCGTCTGGTGACCGATGCACATGATCAGGAGCGTTGGATAGCGTTCATCCTCATAGTAACCGGTGTGACTTTTTTTATCAGCTGGCTTGCTATTTCACATGATATTCATACGGTCATCTCACACCTCTTTTATATTCCTGTAATTCTTGCCTGTTGGAGATTTCCTAAAATCGGAGTATTATTTACAATCGGTATTGTTGCTGCCTATCTTGGTCTTGAGGCCCTCTACCAGCAATGGATTATTACTGACCCGGATTTTCTCATACGGGCGCTTATTATAATTTTAATCGGATGCGTGGTAACTTATCTGTCAATTACTCTTCATTCCAGGGAAGATAGTTACCGTCGTCTTCTTTCTGTTATCGACACGGGGGTTATTGTAACTGACAGGGAAGGGACGATATTATATGCAAATCCGTATGCAATCCATGTTCTGGACCGAAAAGATGAGCCCCTTAATGGAACTTCAATATTTGAGTATGCAAAAAAACATGAAGAACTGATCGAATACTTTACTCGATGTATTACTCATGACAATGTCGATTCGTCAATGGAGCTTCTTTTAAAACGAAAAGACGGGTATCCTGTCCCGGTTTTATTAACTGGTTATTCGAAAGGAGAAGATCTCATTCTGACACTCACTGACTTGTCAGAAGAGAAATGGATGGCTCATGAACTGGCTACCGGAAAGATCGTCATGAACACTCTTATAGATGCGATACCGGAAGGGGTGTTTCTTTCAGATACCAGAGGTACGGTCATTGAGGTCAATAAAGCCTGTAGGGAATTGACCGGGTTTCGTGAAGGAATGGAGATGTCAGTCTCTGGTAATCCCATTTTCAATAGTGATACTACAGAAAAAATTAAAAATGCTATTCTCAAGGTCGTGCGAGAAAAAAACCCGGTAATTCTGCATCTGGATGCGACTTCTGATTCTGATTCCAGCCATTACGAGGTCTCACTGACACCGGTGAATGATGATACCAATACTATCACCCGGATTGCAGGAGTAATCCATGATATAACTGCCCGTGAAAATTACCTGCAACAGATAAGAGAACGCGAAGAATACCTTCGGATGGTACTTGGTGGTCTTCCTCTTGCGACGATCGTTGTCGATCCTGCCTTACATGTTCTGTCAGTTAATCAGGCACTTGCAATGCTCTTTGAACGGGAAGTTGAAGATCTCATTGGTACTCAGTCTCATGGCAACCTTCTCTATCCTGCCGGTGAACGCCGGATGCTCTGTGATCTTATGGTCGGAGAAGATGTCGATGTTCTTTTAGAAAATTCATTTGAGGGGTTATATTCTCCATCTCCTACCGTTCCGGGAGCATATGAAGTGATTGATTTTTACCCCCATATCGGTGAAGGTGGGAAATGGATCCGAAGCACAGCTGCCAGGCTAGTGAATGAACAAGGAGAAACAATTGGTGCAATTGAGACATTTGAAGATTTTTCCACCCAGAAGGCTGCTGAAGATGCTATTCGAATCAGTGAGGAACGGTTTAAGATAGCTTCACAGATTGCAACTGATCTCATCTTTGAATATGATCAGAAATCCGACCGGATATTGTGGTTTGGTGATATTGAACGATGGCTTGGCCTTGAATCATCAGGTCTTGTTAGTTCCCTGACCGGCTGGGCAACCCTTATTCACGAAGATGACGTCAATAGAATCAAGAGATCCTTTATCAATCATGTTCTCACCGGAGATCCAATCACTGAAGAACTTCGGATTAAACATCGGAACGGCCTTTATCAGACCTGGATAATTAAGGCAGTTGCTCTTTATAACGCAAATTTCCAGCAGATCAAAACCGTTGGGATTGTTTCAGATATTAGTGAAATGCGGGCGAATGAAGAGGCAAAAAAGAAAGCACTTGTAGCGATAGAAAAATACATCGAGCAGTTTGCAATTCTTGGTGATCACATCAGAAACCCGTTGCAGGTGATTGCCGGATATAATGATCTTCAGTCTGGTGCATATGCAGAAAAGATAGCTGATCAAATTAACCATGTCAATAAGATCGTGGATCAATTAGATCGGGGATGGATTGAATCTGAAAGTATCAGGGATTTCCTCCGTCGTCATTATGGGTTGTTAGAGAATGAATGA
- a CDS encoding mRNA surveillance protein pelota, which produces MKAEIGELQRSFGEIQLFPENIDDLWHLHHLITPGCLVYATTLRSVEGSQDKIRPEKQEKRPVRLGIRVQDVEFHEYSIRLRVFGIIESGVDIGAHHTLNLEPGYEISVLKSWTGSDLERVDRAVKGSTAESIHILVVEEGEAELYRIQSYGPKLVWTLAAGSGKTAEVSCREEFANTVVSQVSTLTSPLVIAGPGFVKEEIVAKFKRQNPSRTAPLVIGDTRTGGRRAVQEVIGQGILEKLSGDLQLAREVTCLDELMRRIGKDEPVAYGIEEVGEAISLGAVQTLLVVDTLLHEPRAATIIKQAEEMRSEVVIFSSRFEPGDRLTGLGGVAALLRYAIK; this is translated from the coding sequence ATGAAAGCAGAGATTGGAGAACTTCAGCGTTCATTTGGAGAAATCCAGCTTTTCCCAGAGAACATTGATGATCTCTGGCATTTACATCACCTCATCACACCCGGGTGTCTTGTATATGCAACCACTCTACGGAGTGTTGAAGGTTCACAGGATAAGATACGGCCGGAAAAACAGGAAAAGCGTCCGGTCAGACTGGGTATCCGTGTCCAGGATGTTGAATTTCACGAGTATTCAATACGGCTCCGGGTTTTTGGGATAATTGAGTCAGGAGTTGATATTGGCGCCCACCATACACTCAATCTTGAACCTGGTTATGAGATTTCTGTATTGAAGTCATGGACCGGGAGTGATCTTGAGCGAGTTGACCGGGCAGTCAAAGGCTCAACTGCAGAATCTATTCACATTCTAGTTGTGGAAGAAGGAGAGGCAGAACTCTACCGGATACAGAGTTATGGACCAAAACTGGTCTGGACACTTGCCGCTGGAAGTGGGAAGACGGCTGAAGTGAGTTGCAGGGAAGAATTTGCCAATACAGTCGTTTCTCAGGTTTCTACCCTTACAAGCCCGCTTGTAATCGCTGGTCCGGGTTTTGTAAAAGAAGAGATTGTTGCGAAGTTCAAGCGACAAAATCCGTCACGTACAGCCCCACTCGTCATTGGTGATACACGAACAGGGGGAAGACGAGCAGTTCAGGAAGTAATCGGTCAGGGTATTTTAGAAAAACTGAGTGGAGATCTACAACTTGCAAGAGAAGTTACATGTCTTGATGAGTTGATGCGCCGGATTGGAAAGGATGAGCCGGTTGCATATGGCATTGAGGAAGTGGGAGAGGCAATTTCCCTTGGTGCAGTTCAGACTCTTTTGGTTGTCGATACGCTTCTTCATGAACCACGTGCTGCGACGATTATCAAACAGGCAGAGGAGATGCGATCAGAAGTAGTGATCTTCTCATCCAGGTTTGAACCAGGTGATCGACTGACCGGTCTTGGTGGTGTCGCTGCTTTGCTCAGATATGCAATAAAGTAA
- the rqcH gene encoding ribosome rescue protein RqcH, giving the protein MATAQGMSGLDLITVTDEISRLLPLWVHKVYLDEKRLCVIRLNSKEQGKFNLLIEPGRRLHMIPILPEMPQIPPAFAMLLRKYLAGGRITDIRQQGLQRTIIIDVRKSEQLFHIIIEVFDEGNIILCNEDLSIIQPLTRQRFKDRDVLPGAVYVFQPPDVSSLSKEEFAERLAGDDRDIVRSLAVGSFLGGRYAEYIVSTTGVDKNILAKDVDASVVYNAIHTLLDTVRTHPRPVLSKSGCHPIPFGNEEEGSFDSFNAALAAFYPLAPPVKKQEEKKRVSREDRIRHQQEEAIEKFKKNITRNEELAALIYENYGFVSEIITTLSKASESRSWQDIEEILKKDTTGSGKKIIRVFPADAAVELDLSRPVKIFVHESIDQNAGRYYDQVKKFKKKLTGARAAMEREVQQVRTRKVQYQRPKKRWFDRFRWFYTSDQVLVIGGRDAGQNEELIRKYLEGGDTFVHADVHGASVVVVKGKTDVMEEVAQFAAVYSGAWRAGFASADVYAARPDQVSKTAESGEYLSRGSFVVRGERQWYRDVPLEVVIGLQKTPLTRIIGGPASSITRICDLYVALRPGTFEPNDIAKKVVRSLRDRLSADDQKALKFALNTEAVAGFVPPGGSDLVEG; this is encoded by the coding sequence ATGGCTACTGCACAGGGGATGAGTGGACTTGACCTCATCACAGTAACAGACGAGATTTCACGGCTGCTCCCCCTCTGGGTTCATAAGGTGTACCTGGATGAAAAGCGGCTCTGTGTCATCAGGCTGAATAGTAAAGAGCAGGGAAAATTCAATCTTCTCATCGAACCCGGAAGACGACTTCATATGATTCCAATACTTCCGGAGATGCCACAGATCCCTCCTGCATTTGCAATGCTTCTGCGTAAGTACCTGGCCGGAGGGAGAATCACTGATATCAGGCAACAGGGACTCCAACGCACAATAATTATTGATGTCAGAAAATCAGAGCAACTCTTTCATATAATAATCGAGGTATTTGATGAAGGAAACATTATCCTCTGCAATGAAGATCTGTCTATTATCCAGCCCCTGACCAGGCAGCGGTTTAAAGATCGTGATGTTCTTCCCGGTGCAGTTTATGTTTTCCAGCCACCGGATGTCAGTTCACTTTCGAAAGAAGAGTTTGCAGAACGACTCGCTGGAGATGATCGGGATATTGTCAGATCACTTGCTGTTGGCTCTTTTCTTGGAGGACGATATGCAGAATATATTGTTTCTACAACCGGTGTTGATAAAAATATACTTGCAAAGGATGTTGATGCATCAGTTGTCTATAATGCGATTCATACACTCCTTGATACAGTCCGTACTCATCCACGCCCGGTTCTTTCCAAATCAGGATGTCATCCGATCCCCTTTGGGAATGAGGAAGAAGGTTCATTTGATTCATTTAATGCTGCCCTTGCAGCTTTTTACCCCCTTGCCCCTCCGGTAAAAAAACAGGAAGAGAAGAAACGGGTATCGAGGGAAGACCGGATACGTCATCAGCAGGAAGAGGCAATTGAAAAATTTAAAAAGAATATTACCCGGAATGAAGAACTTGCTGCATTAATATATGAGAATTATGGGTTTGTATCAGAGATTATTACAACATTATCAAAAGCCTCTGAGTCACGGTCATGGCAGGATATTGAAGAAATCCTGAAAAAAGATACCACTGGTTCAGGCAAAAAAATTATTCGTGTTTTTCCAGCAGATGCAGCGGTTGAGCTTGATCTTTCAAGGCCGGTGAAGATTTTTGTTCATGAAAGTATTGATCAGAATGCCGGCAGATATTACGACCAGGTAAAAAAATTTAAGAAAAAACTGACTGGAGCAAGGGCTGCAATGGAACGAGAAGTCCAGCAGGTCAGAACCAGAAAGGTCCAATACCAGCGGCCAAAGAAACGTTGGTTTGATCGGTTTCGATGGTTTTACACGTCAGATCAGGTTCTTGTTATCGGTGGTCGGGATGCCGGTCAAAATGAGGAACTTATCCGGAAGTATCTGGAAGGTGGTGATACATTTGTCCATGCAGATGTTCATGGAGCCAGTGTCGTTGTAGTGAAGGGAAAGACAGATGTAATGGAAGAGGTAGCACAATTTGCTGCTGTTTATTCTGGAGCCTGGCGAGCAGGGTTTGCATCCGCTGATGTGTATGCTGCCCGGCCAGATCAGGTATCCAAGACCGCAGAATCCGGAGAGTACCTCTCCCGGGGTTCATTTGTCGTCAGGGGAGAGCGTCAATGGTATCGTGATGTACCACTTGAAGTTGTCATCGGTCTGCAGAAAACACCGTTAACACGAATCATTGGTGGACCGGCATCATCAATCACCCGTATATGTGATTTGTATGTTGCCCTTCGACCAGGTACCTTTGAACCGAATGATATTGCGAAAAAAGTGGTCAGATCTCTTCGTGATCGGTTATCTGCCGATGATCAGAAAGCATTAAAATTTGCTCTCAATACAGAGGCGGTAGCAGGGTTTGTGCCTCCCGGTGGTTCTGACCTGGTGGAAGGATGA